The Sandaracinaceae bacterium genome contains a region encoding:
- a CDS encoding SRPBCC family protein: MNSAPLPQKPFVLAGVLLAVAKVALDYAVSAAFGQTWSPLYYVSPVDAPLFHPGDNLRYYAALWASAIPFLAVGMWLSARRLRDAGAPAWMVLLFVVPFANLLFFLALSVLPTASQTTADAVAGTDATPAPPPSPDGPPRMSAGAALALSTLAGATITLGSLGASVGLLGNYGAPLFIGAPLFSGFATTMLFDQLHGVRAHRGRAYSLGASIAALMVSFVVLLAFALEGLICLMMVWPLAATTTLVGHQIAFALRSQIRDANGRWAAPSLLLPMLLVAEGIAPPPSETYMVETVVEVAAPPEVVWEHVVAFPELPPIEDWIFRVGVAAPTGARIEGSGVGAIRRCEFTTGEFIEPIEVWDPPRELAFGVEDMPDPMREMSPYDIRPRHLDGYFRTTAGRFLLERTHDGHTRLRGRTYYQLDMMPTAYWKLWADDIVHRIHLRVLRHVARLSEDAAAQR; the protein is encoded by the coding sequence ATGAACAGCGCGCCCCTCCCACAGAAGCCGTTCGTCCTGGCCGGCGTGCTCCTCGCCGTCGCCAAGGTGGCCCTCGACTACGCCGTATCCGCCGCGTTCGGTCAGACCTGGAGCCCCCTCTACTACGTCAGCCCGGTCGACGCGCCCTTGTTCCACCCTGGAGACAACCTCCGGTACTACGCGGCCCTCTGGGCCTCGGCCATCCCCTTTCTCGCGGTGGGCATGTGGCTCTCGGCGCGCCGCCTGCGGGACGCAGGCGCGCCGGCTTGGATGGTGCTGCTCTTCGTCGTCCCCTTCGCGAACCTGCTCTTCTTCCTGGCGCTCTCCGTCCTGCCCACCGCCAGCCAAACGACCGCTGACGCGGTCGCGGGCACGGACGCCACCCCTGCGCCACCCCCATCCCCCGACGGGCCGCCGCGAATGAGCGCCGGCGCAGCGCTGGCGCTCAGCACGCTGGCGGGGGCCACGATCACCCTCGGCTCGCTCGGCGCATCGGTCGGCCTGTTGGGCAACTACGGTGCGCCCCTCTTCATCGGCGCACCGCTCTTCTCCGGCTTCGCGACCACCATGCTCTTCGACCAGCTGCACGGCGTTCGTGCACACCGCGGCCGCGCGTACTCACTCGGGGCGTCCATCGCGGCGCTGATGGTCAGCTTCGTCGTGCTGCTCGCCTTTGCGCTCGAAGGGCTCATCTGCCTCATGATGGTCTGGCCGCTGGCCGCCACGACCACCCTGGTGGGCCACCAGATCGCATTCGCGTTGCGTAGCCAGATCCGCGACGCCAACGGTCGCTGGGCAGCGCCCTCCCTGTTGCTGCCGATGCTGCTCGTCGCCGAGGGCATCGCGCCGCCACCATCCGAGACCTACATGGTGGAGACCGTCGTCGAAGTCGCCGCACCGCCAGAGGTTGTCTGGGAGCACGTCGTCGCATTCCCGGAGCTCCCGCCGATCGAAGACTGGATCTTTCGTGTCGGCGTGGCGGCACCCACTGGCGCGCGGATCGAAGGCAGCGGCGTCGGCGCGATCCGCCGCTGCGAGTTCACGACGGGCGAGTTCATCGAACCCATCGAGGTGTGGGATCCCCCGCGTGAGCTGGCCTTCGGCGTCGAGGACATGCCGGACCCGATGCGCGAGATGTCCCCCTACGACATCCGCCCGAGACACCTCGATGGCTACTTCCGCACCACGGCGGGGCGCTTCCTCCTGGAGCGCACCCACGATGGACACACACGTCTGCGGGGACGCACCTACTACCAGCTCGACATGATGCCCACGGCATACTGGAAGCTGTGGGCGGACGACATCGTCCACCGCATCCACCTCCGCGTGCTGCGCCACGTCGCGCGCCTGTCCGAGGACGCCGCCGCACAGCGCTGA
- the serC gene encoding 3-phosphoserine/phosphohydroxythreonine transaminase: MSRVVNFNAGPATLPLSALEHTRDELLDFEGTGMSILEHSHRGGAYMRVHEECKVLLRELLAIPDTHEVIFMGGGASTQFALIPMNLAGGGSADYVDTGTWSAGAMAEANVVATGRLAGTGKEGDKYVRVPKQADLDLDPNAAYVHITSNNTVMGSQYHTYPDTGSVPLVADMSSDILWRPTDVSKFGLIYAGAQKNLGPAGVTVVIVRKDLAAKSPKSIPKIFRYSTMVDKDSMANTVPTFPVYMVRNVLRWVKAQGGAAAMETRNLAKAKMLYDILDANDFYKLTIEKDSRSVMNPVFNLPTETLEKKLVADAGAAGFAGIKGHRSVGGLRISMYNAMEPENVAKFCEFLTGWTKQNS, encoded by the coding sequence ATGAGCCGAGTCGTCAATTTCAACGCAGGTCCCGCGACCCTCCCCCTCTCCGCCCTCGAGCACACCCGCGACGAGCTCCTCGACTTCGAGGGCACGGGCATGTCCATCCTCGAGCACTCGCACCGCGGCGGCGCGTACATGCGCGTGCACGAGGAGTGCAAGGTGCTGCTGCGTGAGCTGCTCGCCATCCCGGACACGCACGAGGTCATCTTCATGGGCGGCGGCGCCAGCACGCAGTTCGCGCTCATCCCGATGAACCTGGCGGGCGGCGGCTCGGCGGACTACGTCGACACCGGCACCTGGTCGGCGGGCGCGATGGCGGAGGCCAACGTGGTGGCCACGGGGCGTCTGGCGGGCACGGGCAAGGAGGGCGACAAGTACGTCCGCGTGCCGAAGCAGGCCGACCTCGACCTCGACCCCAACGCGGCCTACGTGCACATCACGTCGAACAACACCGTGATGGGCAGCCAGTACCACACGTACCCGGACACGGGCAGCGTGCCGCTCGTCGCCGATATGTCGAGCGACATCCTCTGGCGCCCCACGGACGTCAGCAAGTTCGGCCTCATCTATGCGGGTGCACAGAAGAACCTGGGTCCCGCTGGCGTGACGGTGGTCATCGTCCGCAAGGATCTGGCGGCCAAGTCGCCCAAGTCCATCCCCAAGATCTTCCGCTACAGCACCATGGTCGACAAGGACTCCATGGCGAACACGGTGCCGACGTTCCCGGTCTACATGGTCCGCAACGTGCTCCGCTGGGTGAAGGCGCAGGGCGGGGCAGCGGCGATGGAGACGCGCAACCTGGCCAAGGCCAAGATGCTGTACGACATCCTCGACGCGAACGACTTCTACAAGCTCACCATCGAGAAGGACTCGCGCTCGGTCATGAACCCCGTGTTCAACCTGCCGACCGAGACGCTCGAGAAGAAGCTCGTGGCGGACGCGGGCGCGGCCGGGTTCGCCGGCATCAAGGGGCATCGCTCCGTCGGCGGTCTGCGCATCAGCATGTACAACGCGATGGAGCCCGAGAACGTCGCCAAGTTCTGCGAGTTCCTCACGGGCTGGACGAAGCAGAACAGCTGA